Within Salvia splendens isolate huo1 chromosome 21, SspV2, whole genome shotgun sequence, the genomic segment GTACGAAATTAGTTTATACTCCAAAATCTGCTCCTAACAATTAATTATTCATAAACCTCCTCAGCGCGTCACTCCACTCGCGCTCTCTTTTTATCCATCGACACGGCGGCGCGTGTGGCACACGCAAATCGTAAAAGTATTTTTAAATTGCGAGTGATGGCAACCGTTCCGAACTTGAAAGCCGCCCCCTTTGACAAAGACCGCCGGATTGAGCAGTTGGTTCTCGATCTCTGCACTCCGGATCTTAGAGAACATGCGCTTCTCCAACTTTCCAAGGTCAATTTTTGAGTCTCAATTTCTTGTTTTGCTTTTTTGGTTTGGTTGCTTCACTATTGCATGGTGGCATCATGATATTTAttattgatgaatgatcaattTTAATTAGAAGAGAGAAAATTTTCAAGATTTGGCTCCATTGCTGTGGAATTCCTTCGGCACCATTGCTGCTCTTTTGCAGGTTTGTTCATGTCATTACCACTGAAATTCTCTTCCCTGATATTCGGATCCATGGTGATTctagtttatgtattttcctATATCTTCATTCCCAACAACTTTAACTACGCTGTCAATTTGTGTACTAATAGTGCTCAGTTTTGTAAGTATAACTTGTTTGTCATATCCAACATCTTGCAGTATATGTGTTTACTAAATATGAAATCAAGTGAAAGCACCAAAAACTAACTGGAAGTTTGAAGCAGTAAGAACTCAAGTGAACCTGAAAAAACATAACATCCTTGCAGTGAAAACTTGTTGTTTGAAGAGGCACCTATGTCTTTCCTATCACTCTCTCATACCTGACCAGTTTCATCTCACTGGGATGTTAGTTAAAGCAATGCGACATGAAATCCAGGATGAAAAATTCGTGCTTGTTAACCTTTTTTGCCTAATCTTTTGATGAAGATATCAAGGGACTTATTTTTTCTGGCCATGTTAACCTTTATTTACCTTATCTTTTGTTCTTAAGATTACTGTTGCTTGAAATTGCTTTCTTTACACCATTGAGATTGGTCTTATGCAATTCTTGAGTTGCAATCTGTGTTTAATACTAATTCTGTTTTTGTATCGAGCTCCTCCAGGAAATAGTTTCCATTTACCCAGTTTTATCACCTCCAACTCTGAATCCTGCACAGTCGAATACAGTTTGCAATGCACTTGCTTTACTTCAGGTAACATCGCTCTCTGTTTCCATACAGATTTGTTTTCTTCTATCTGCAAAGTGGTTTGGTGATCGCTGTTTTGCTGCAAATGCTCTGGCCCCtattcataatttatttatgaaGGAGCATATCTTATGGACTACATGCTCTTCACTTTTGTTGCAGTGTGTAGCCTCTCATCCAGAAACAAGAATGCTATTTCTCAATGGTAATTTTCATGGACATATATATTATCTTTCCTCTAGTAATTTTTATGGACTGTGTTCCTATCTTTGTGTGTAACAATGATGATTCCTTCTTTCAAATTCACTGCTATCATGCAATTGGCCATATCTAGCTGCGCTGTGTACTTTGTTTCACCTTGGTCGGATATAGTCCCAAGTTTTTCCTTACCTTTTTGTGTCATACATGGGATGCCATGTATTACAAGTGTCTGTTTCGATTAATGTTTCCCTGTTGCAGCGCACATTCCTCTCTACTTGTATCCTTTCCTTAATACAACCAGCAAGTCAAAGCCCGTTGAATATCTGAGGCTTACAAGTTTAGGCGTGATAGGTGCTTTGGTCAAGGTATTCTCCATTCACCTAATTAACTTTCTAATTTCATGCTTCTGTCAGAGATTATTACCTATGCTCTTTTGTAAGGAAAATCTTTCTGTTCACGGAAAACTTTCAAGTTGCAACGCTTCTTTCCTTTACAAACCTAAGCTACAAACAAAACAACATTTGCCACGTGTAGATTCTATCGTtcctcaatttaattagtttcGTCTTTTCATTATTCATGCCCTTTCAGTGATGGTCATTTCATTCATTGCTTGCATTATCCTTCACAATTCATTTTGGGTTTTTGGCTCTCAGGTCGATGATACCAAAGTTATCAGTTTCCTTCTGTCTACGGAGATCATTCCCTTGTGCTTGCGCACCATGGAGATGGGAAGTGAATTGTCAAAAACCGTGAGTTTGCTTCTAACAGTTTTTGGTTATTCCCTTGTTCCGGAGATGTAATAATGCGTCACTGAATAAAAATCGAGTCTATCTCGTTGGATTTTCATTTTCACTATCAATTATATTTGGCACATAAATTTAATGATACAGAATTTTTGCATTGGCAGGTGGCAACTTTCATCGTGCTAAAGATTTTGCTCGATGATGTGGGCTTAGAGTATATATGCACCACCGCGGAACGTTTTTTTGCAGTAGGTAGAGTTCTGGGTAACATGGTTGCTGCACAGGTCGAACAGCCTTCCCCACGGTTGTTGAAACACATAATCAAATGCTATCGTCGATTGTCTGATAATCTAAGGTGACCGTCTCTGAACTGCATATGCGATCTTACCCCCTTTCTTCATCCGTATACATAACCAATCTCCTCGTATATTTTTTATAGAGCTTGCGATGCCCTGAGGAGCTGTCTGCCCGACATGCTTAGAGATGCGACCTTCAGTAACTACCTTGTACGTTGTTCTAATGGATGTTTTCTTGTTTAGTTAAACGTCGTGTACCAATCTTTGTTAACGTTCTGTTTCAGGAGGATCCGTCTACGCTAAATTGGCTGCAGCAGTTGCTTCACAACGTGCAAGGGCCTCGTGTTGCTGCGATGCAAGCCGGTGGTTTCGATCATATGTTGGTTAAATAATTTAGCTGCAccatctcctctctctctttacACGTCTCTAAATTTATGGTTGATCCAAAAAAACCAGAATATTCAAAGCTGAAAGCTTTGTactataattttcattttggcTTAGTATTCTAGCATAGCATTGAAGGTTGTAGGTTTATTTCAATGTTACTTATTAATTATCTCTCCTCTCTTTGTAACATTGTTCTTTTTTTGTCTTAGAacattgtttttttaataattcaaaaatactaattaataacaacataattaaaatgataGGACATTCGTAAAAGTTATTTTCTGGAAAGCTTAAACTAGACCTATATTGTGAGTTGAGCAAcattaatatgtaatttgtaattatttttaattttgtattcaTAAATATTCAATACGGAGTACTCAGTTATTTCTCGttattaaaaatatgcattaaattttattttgaattttttttaatttgagaagAATGGGATCAATCTGGAGAAAATATAAAGCGACAATTTCGAAAAATCAAGGCAAAATTAGCGAATGGGAACATCTACTTATTTCTCAATTTTCATTATCCAACGGCTTCAAGTATCActctctaattttttttcaatgttACAAATGGTTGCGATAATATTAAGCAcaccaattttttattttactatagcAAAATAAGTACTCCTATCTTAATTTTTTGCACAATGGAAAAGTACTTTTTATGTATGGACGTTGGCATCGTAGACTCGCCACATATGCTGCTTAGCTATTCGTAAGAAAGGATGAAACAACGTTTACAAAAACTcgaaataaatttatatactactagtatatatgATGACTCTTTGGGTTATTTATTTTACATAGTTgatagttattttattttccttattatGATTTATTTCCATAATTGTGAGATTTGGtagtataattaataattaattcgGTATTTTCCTTATTCAGATTTATTTACATGAGATAATCCTTATTAAGATTTATTTACATAATTATGAGATTTATTTATTCACGTGAGTGTTTTTTTAACATGGTTTCTCCTCAATTATTTGATTAAGAGAAGTATTAGGTTGAGTAGTAACTGTGATAGTTTGTTTTGATACATGGAGTCTGCAAATCCACTTAAGAGGAACTACATAGTTGGGGAAGTGCTTGGGATTGACACCTTTGCAAAGGTGAAAATTGCACAACATGTTCGGACTGGGCAGATTGTTGCCGTTAAAATCATCAACCGTGCGATGATGGGGAGCCCAGAGAAGCAAGAAAAGAGtaaaaaacatttatttatgtttGCATTAGCCTCTGATTTTATGATCATAAGTGTTTGTTTTTTCTAAGAGTGAGTTGATTTATGCAGTGAGacgagaaataaaaataagtcaATTGTGC encodes:
- the LOC121783450 gene encoding CCR4-NOT transcription complex subunit 9-like isoform X1 — encoded protein: MATVPNLKAAPFDKDRRIEQLVLDLCTPDLREHALLQLSKKRENFQDLAPLLWNSFGTIAALLQEIVSIYPVLSPPTLNPAQSNTVCNALALLQEHILWTTCSSLLLQCVASHPETRMLFLNAHIPLYLYPFLNTTSKSKPVEYLRLTSLGVIGALVKVDDTKVISFLLSTEIIPLCLRTMEMGSELSKTVATFIVLKILLDDVGLEYICTTAERFFAVGRVLGNMVAAQVEQPSPRLLKHIIKCYRRLSDNLRACDALRSCLPDMLRDATFSNYLEDPSTLNWLQQLLHNVQGPRVAAMQAGGFDHMLVK
- the LOC121783450 gene encoding CCR4-NOT transcription complex subunit 9-like isoform X3, with the protein product MATVPNLKAAPFDKDRRIEQLVLDLCTPDLREHALLQLSKKRENFQDLAPLLWNSFGTIAALLQEIVSIYPVLSPPTLNPAQSNTVCNALALLQCVASHPETRMLFLNAHIPLYLYPFLNTTSKSKPVEYLRLTSLGVIGALVKVDDTKVISFLLSTEIIPLCLRTMEMGSELSKTVATFIVLKILLDDVGLEYICTTAERFFAVGRVLGNMVAAQVEQPSPRLLKHIIKCYRRLSDNLRACDALRSCLPDMLRDATFSNYLEDPSTLNWLQQLLHNVQGPRVAAMQAGGFDHMLVK
- the LOC121783450 gene encoding CCR4-NOT transcription complex subunit 9-like isoform X2, which codes for MATVPNLKAAPFDKDRRIEQLVLDLCTPDLREHALLQLSKRENFQDLAPLLWNSFGTIAALLQEIVSIYPVLSPPTLNPAQSNTVCNALALLQEHILWTTCSSLLLQCVASHPETRMLFLNAHIPLYLYPFLNTTSKSKPVEYLRLTSLGVIGALVKVDDTKVISFLLSTEIIPLCLRTMEMGSELSKTVATFIVLKILLDDVGLEYICTTAERFFAVGRVLGNMVAAQVEQPSPRLLKHIIKCYRRLSDNLRACDALRSCLPDMLRDATFSNYLEDPSTLNWLQQLLHNVQGPRVAAMQAGGFDHMLVK